The following coding sequences lie in one Sphingomonas sp. M1-B02 genomic window:
- a CDS encoding exo-rhamnogalacturonan lyase family protein — protein MRVSRRTILQSALIAAASGTAGTVRAQSRGKILEAPVRWIDGAAPEAHAGQTFGMAWPRGTVAKGQALTVRAGGEAVPSQSWPTAYWPDGSIKWTAHAIAAGEGGVDRLSVGAGRPAVPKAPVSVRETADAIFVRMGGLEWEIGRSGTAAVRAARRGRRVLLSNARLLGELRAGSEDGERVPLAGTIARAVVEQSGPVRAVIRLEGKHQGGGRTVMPFIVRLYAYAGSDALRIVHSFIYDVDKADFVSGLGIATDVPMRGALHDRHIRLATGSDAMFAEAVRPLTGLRRDPGTAFREAQVAGKAVPPVAEMAAPVGALLERIPPWSDFSLSQLSANGFTLTKRTGAGHGWIDATEGKRALGFGYVGSPQGGAAIAARYFWQRHPGQIDIRGATGETASLTAWLWSPDAKPMDLRPYHGTMGMETFAAQNEGLQITYEDYEPGWDEPLGIARTSELMLWALDATPQTPLLQAMARSAVTPPQLMAEPATLHAAGVFGDWGLPDRSTPQRARIEDQLGRLIDFYDGEVDRRGWYGFWDHGDVMHSYDADRHEWKYDIGGFAWANSELSPDLWLWYAALRSGDAKTFRLAEAMTRHTGEVDVHHAGRFAGLGTRHGVQHWSDSSKQPRVSNVSYRRIFYYLTADERVGDLMRALSTSEEALKTVEIGRKVPSRDPTPLPAGTIQMSFGTTWSVLAGAWLTEWERTGDRKWRDRIAAGMDSIGRLERGWLAGTAPFDYKSGRFLGPGDKVSLSHLNAVFGAVEINAELLQLLDVPRYRTAWLDYCRWYNASREAFVAQFGTAGGGRNLRQGHSRLTAYAARATSDEGLARRAAEEFYSADAGMGMTEGDPRRTLPGGIVEWPGVSTNGASQWGLAAIQTLALVPEALDVVPVPAPRRRGGAGGGD, from the coding sequence ATGCGCGTCAGTCGGCGGACGATCCTGCAAAGCGCGCTGATCGCGGCGGCATCCGGCACGGCCGGCACGGTGCGTGCGCAATCACGCGGCAAGATCCTCGAGGCGCCGGTGCGCTGGATCGATGGCGCTGCGCCCGAGGCGCATGCCGGGCAGACCTTCGGCATGGCATGGCCGCGCGGCACGGTTGCCAAGGGGCAGGCGCTGACGGTGCGCGCCGGGGGCGAGGCGGTGCCCTCGCAAAGCTGGCCTACCGCCTACTGGCCCGATGGCTCGATCAAATGGACCGCGCACGCGATAGCGGCCGGCGAAGGCGGGGTGGACCGGCTTAGCGTGGGGGCGGGGAGACCTGCCGTGCCGAAGGCGCCGGTTTCGGTGCGTGAGACTGCGGACGCGATCTTCGTGCGGATGGGCGGGCTGGAATGGGAGATTGGACGGAGCGGGACGGCGGCGGTGCGCGCGGCGCGGCGCGGCAGGCGGGTGTTGCTGTCCAACGCGCGGCTGCTGGGCGAATTGCGCGCGGGATCGGAGGATGGCGAGCGGGTGCCGCTGGCGGGGACGATCGCGCGAGCGGTGGTCGAGCAAAGCGGGCCGGTGCGCGCGGTGATCCGGCTGGAGGGCAAGCATCAGGGCGGCGGGCGGACCGTGATGCCGTTCATCGTGCGGCTCTATGCCTATGCCGGATCGGATGCGCTGCGGATCGTCCACAGCTTTATCTACGACGTCGACAAGGCCGATTTCGTCTCGGGGCTGGGGATCGCGACCGACGTGCCGATGCGCGGCGCGCTGCACGATCGCCATATCCGCCTCGCGACCGGCAGCGACGCGATGTTCGCCGAAGCGGTGCGCCCGCTAACCGGGCTGCGGCGCGATCCCGGCACCGCCTTCCGCGAGGCGCAGGTGGCGGGCAAGGCGGTGCCGCCGGTGGCCGAGATGGCTGCGCCGGTGGGGGCGTTGCTCGAACGCATCCCGCCCTGGTCCGATTTCAGCCTGTCGCAGCTTTCGGCTAACGGCTTCACCCTCACCAAGCGCACCGGCGCCGGCCATGGCTGGATCGATGCGACCGAGGGCAAGCGCGCGCTGGGCTTCGGCTATGTCGGCTCGCCGCAGGGCGGCGCGGCGATCGCCGCCCGCTATTTCTGGCAGCGCCACCCTGGCCAGATCGACATTCGTGGTGCCACCGGCGAGACCGCGAGCCTCACCGCCTGGCTCTGGTCGCCCGACGCCAAGCCGATGGACCTGCGCCCCTATCACGGCACGATGGGCATGGAGACCTTCGCCGCGCAGAATGAAGGCCTCCAGATCACCTATGAGGATTATGAGCCAGGCTGGGATGAACCTCTGGGGATCGCCCGTACCAGCGAGCTGATGCTCTGGGCGCTCGACGCCACCCCCCAGACGCCGCTGCTTCAGGCGATGGCGCGCAGCGCCGTCACCCCGCCGCAGCTGATGGCCGAGCCCGCCACGCTCCACGCCGCCGGGGTGTTCGGCGACTGGGGCTTGCCCGATCGCTCGACTCCGCAGCGTGCGCGGATCGAGGACCAGCTCGGTCGGCTGATCGATTTCTATGACGGCGAAGTCGATCGCCGCGGCTGGTATGGCTTCTGGGATCATGGCGACGTGATGCACAGTTACGATGCCGATCGCCACGAATGGAAATATGATATCGGCGGCTTCGCCTGGGCGAACAGCGAACTCTCGCCCGATCTTTGGCTCTGGTATGCGGCGCTGCGCTCGGGCGACGCCAAGACCTTCCGGCTCGCCGAGGCGATGACCCGGCATACCGGCGAGGTCGACGTCCATCATGCCGGGCGCTTCGCCGGCCTCGGCACCCGCCACGGCGTCCAGCATTGGAGCGACAGCTCGAAGCAACCGCGGGTCAGCAACGTCTCCTATCGCCGCATCTTTTACTATCTGACCGCGGACGAGCGGGTGGGCGATCTGATGCGCGCGCTTTCAACCTCCGAGGAGGCGCTGAAGACCGTCGAGATCGGGCGGAAAGTCCCGAGCCGCGATCCGACGCCGCTGCCCGCGGGCACGATCCAGATGAGCTTCGGCACCACCTGGTCGGTGCTGGCGGGCGCCTGGCTCACCGAATGGGAGCGAACCGGCGATCGCAAATGGCGCGATCGCATCGCCGCGGGGATGGACAGTATCGGCCGGCTCGAGCGCGGCTGGCTCGCGGGCACCGCGCCGTTCGACTATAAGAGCGGGCGCTTCCTGGGTCCGGGCGACAAGGTCAGCCTGTCGCACCTCAACGCCGTGTTCGGCGCCGTCGAGATCAACGCCGAGCTGCTCCAGCTGCTCGACGTGCCGCGCTATCGCACTGCCTGGCTCGATTATTGCCGCTGGTACAATGCTTCGCGCGAAGCCTTCGTCGCGCAGTTCGGCACCGCCGGCGGCGGTCGGAATTTGCGCCAAGGGCATTCGCGGCTCACCGCTTATGCCGCCAGGGCGACGTCGGACGAGGGGCTGGCCCGCCGCGCGGCGGAGGAATTCTATTCGGCCGATGCC